Part of the Primulina huaijiensis isolate GDHJ02 chromosome 15, ASM1229523v2, whole genome shotgun sequence genome is shown below.
GATGTCATAAAATGATGTTTAGAAATAATGGCCGTAAATTCCAAGCCTTTCGTATTATTCGAGTGAGATGGTTCTCTACTTCTCTTGGCAACAACAGCATTTGGCTTTTTCAAGAATAATCCGACACTCAATAATTTTTATTCTGTATTTAGGAAAATGACGTCGGTGAAGTTATTTGAATTTATGTAAAATGATCGACCAAATCTGGATTTTaagatatcaaaaaaaaaaaaaaaagattatgcGCATGAATttatactttttcttattttataatttattttcattaaacGCTTAATTTTATGCCTTCTTCTTTAATTATAAAAGCACGTGAAAGTTGTGAATAAAATATGTGCGGATAAtgtaattttgagaaataaTTTAGGGAGAAGCAATAGAGAAGTCAAAGAAAAAATAAGGATAATGTAGTTATTTAAGATCtaacttaaaaaaaatgtggATTAAATTTTGCgataaaatgacaaaatttatcTAACACAATAAAACGATTATTATAAGGTACACAACTATTATATAATAGCATagtgagtaggtttcttgtaaaacgtctcacgaatctttatctgtgagacgggtcaactctaccaatattcacaataaaatgtaatactcttggcattaaaagtaatagtttttcatggatgactcaaataagatatctgtatcacaaaatacgacacgtgagaccgtctcacacaagtttttgccaaattcCCAAATATTAAGAATATATATACTATTATATATTATGAGAGTGAGTTTTTGCCAAATTCCCAAATATTAAGAATATATATACTATTATAtattatgagacggtctcacgggtcgtattctgtgagacagatctcttatttgggtcatccatgaaaaattattatttttttatactaagagtattactttttattatgaatatcgatagggttgacccgtcttacagataaaaattcgtgagactgtctcacaagagacctattctaaGAATTTATAACTTTTCTCCTCTGTTGCTCATATATCATTCATACCCGCATctctgtatatatatattaaaattttttgatgttatattttttgtgaaaagtCAAgtgattataatattaaaatagaaaagtttaaaaatattttattgtagCTTTTATGTTAGgtttgatataattatttaaaaatttaaaaatacagataaagataaataaaaatttattgagaTATGTTAGTTATAGATAAATAGTAAGTCTTATTTGacctaaaaagtaatatttttttaatgaattgagTATTATATGATATACATTATACAAAATTGATCTtaaaacatagaaaatgataatacttatttcatataaatatcttttttttaaaaaaaaaataaaaatttaagacaCGATACACCGACTCACACATGTATTTAAAATTGAGTTTCACCTCAAgtcagaataaaaaaaattagtctaaaaattaataatatatatataaattcttttttttaaaaaaaaaatcaattttctaaCAGAGGTccacaaaaaaacaaattcaaaaaaaaaaaaaaaaacttgtggCTAAGGAAAATAGGCACATGCTGACGTGGCTCCCACATCCATTTAAAATCCCTTTGTCTTCGTTGAATTTGATCACAGATACATCAAAATCCTCTCACTGAGCATTGCCAACGAAGCCTTTTCCGCAACTTTTTCTTCCCCCATTGGTCTTTCCAACTGCAAAACGACATCGCCTGATGAAGGACCCGGAAATTAAGTTGTTCGGCCGGAAGATCTTGCTACCGGAGAACGGGGGCGATGCCGCCGGGGAAGAATATCCCAGCTCGTGCAAGCGGGTCGATTGCGAAGAGGTACAGGGTTTGTATGATGTTTTGGGATTTAGCGTTTGTTTCGAGGTTTAAGGAAGCTCCCGGATGCAAAATCACTGTGTTGAGTATAGTTGGATTTCGCTCGAAAGATAGTTCCTTTTTCAGTTGCAAAATCTGGGTTTTTATGGTTTTTGGTGTATTAATTTGTTTAGTTTTGATTTGGAGTTGAAAGATTGATGACCTGTTTTATCTTGTTTCTGTCCAGGTTCAGTTCActcatcatattttatcatcatGCTTTAAAGTTTTAGTTTCattcaaagtttttgagttaatacattttgattttggtgtttaaaataatgttagtgattccatttttttcttcttctggtAATATCTTGCATATTTTTTTCACCTTTGAGTTATTATTCTTGTGATATAAGAGTTCCAGAAAGTTCTGTGGCCTCAAATTCCCTGAATTTTCTATGTTTCTCCAGTTCCAAAAAGTGGGTGCAAGTCATTCtttttcattatattataaaatttaaataaatcagtCATCAAATATACAACATGGAGAATTTCGGTATATTTATGATCTAGCTCTGGTGGGAATTTTGTTCCATCAATTCACTAATTGTGTTTCAATAATGTCATGATCTGATGGTAGTTGAGAGATTGGAATCTTTGAACTTTTTTGATAATTTGTACTCGCAACTCATGAATTGTTTCCTAAAATTTTCAGGAGCAATCATCAGGGGAAATCTCGGAGACTAAGTCAGGGGAGAAGGACCAAACTTCAGATGAAGCCGAGGAATTTCATAATCTTATTCCAGTATCTGAGACAGATGACAATCCGAAAACTCCCTCGATCGACGAAGATTTCGTGTTGCCGAATCATACCAAGAGGGACGACGGGCAGAGCGATGCAATGAATACACAGCAAAAGACTCTCAAGAAACCTGACAAGATCCTGCCGTGCCCGCGTTGCAATAGCATGGACACTAAATTCTGTTACTACAATAACTACAATGTTAGCCAACCTCGTCACTTTTGCAAGAGCTGTCAGAGGTATTGGACCGCTGGAGGCACGATGAGGAACCTTCCGGTTGGGGCTGGTCGAAGGAAGAACAAGAATTCAGCCTCAAATTGTCGCCACCTGACGATTTCTGAAGCCCTCCACGCGTCTACGATTGATGGTTATGATGGATTTCATCAGAAGACATTTAAACCGAATGGTACTGTGCTGTCCTTTGGTTCTGAATCTCCATTGTGTAAATCCATGGCTTCTGGTTTGAAAATTGAGAATAAAAACATGCCAAATCGAGGATCGGTTTCCTGCAGAAATGGTGATAACGCTGATGATCGATCTATAGGATCCTCTGTCAAAACTTCGAGTTCAGTGGCAAATGGAGGCGAAAACAGATTGCAACAACCGGGGGTGCTAAATATTAACCAATTTCAATCTCCTCTTCCATGTATTCCAGGGTTCCCATGGCAGTTGTCCTGGAATCCAGCAGTTCCGCTACCAAACATTTTCACACCTCCCGGATTTAATCCGATGCCTTTCTACCCTTCACCGTATTTGAACTATGTTGCACCTAATTCTTGGAACATTCCATGTATATCAGTTCCACATCCTACCGCGAACCCAAACAAGACAAGTTGTAGCCCAAGTTCGCCTCTTGGCAAGCATTCAAGAAACGGGGAATTTCTCAATCCGAACAGTTCAGAGGGTGAACACAATTTTAGACAG
Proteins encoded:
- the LOC140959640 gene encoding cyclic dof factor 1-like, with the translated sequence MKDPEIKLFGRKILLPENGGDAAGEEYPSSCKRVDCEEEQSSGEISETKSGEKDQTSDEAEEFHNLIPVSETDDNPKTPSIDEDFVLPNHTKRDDGQSDAMNTQQKTLKKPDKILPCPRCNSMDTKFCYYNNYNVSQPRHFCKSCQRYWTAGGTMRNLPVGAGRRKNKNSASNCRHLTISEALHASTIDGYDGFHQKTFKPNGTVLSFGSESPLCKSMASGLKIENKNMPNRGSVSCRNGDNADDRSIGSSVKTSSSVANGGENRLQQPGVLNINQFQSPLPCIPGFPWQLSWNPAVPLPNIFTPPGFNPMPFYPSPYLNYVAPNSWNIPCISVPHPTANPNKTSCSPSSPLGKHSRNGEFLNPNSSEGEHNFRQRNSDSSIVVPKTLRIDDPEEAAKSSIWATLGIKYDSTSRKGLFNALQPKCDPKESMAANSSPVLMQANPAALSRSINFQESA